The Pantoea phytobeneficialis genome has a segment encoding these proteins:
- the mtnK gene encoding S-methyl-5-thioribose kinase, which translates to MSQYRTFTAADAVEYAKQFGGVDDPSALVSAEEIGDGNLNLVFKIYDNQGVSRVVVKQALPYVRCVGESWPLTLDRARLEAQTLVEHYKHCPQHTVHVTHYDADLAVMVMEDLSSHRIWRGELVKGAYYPQAASQLGEYLAQTLFHTSDFILHPHKKKAEVARFINPEMCEITEDLFFNDPYIDHERNKYPAALQSLVESLRSDDALRIAVAGLKHRFFADAEALLHGDIHSGSIFVADGSLKAIDAEFGYFGPIGFDVGTALGNLLINYCCLPGLLAPREAAEARERRLSDVHQVWSIFESRFLELAAAKTSDVALAYPGYAAAFLRKVWSDTIGYCGTELIRRTVGMSHVADFKLIGDDAMRTECIRSCITLGRTLILAANHIDDVDGLIARIRQAG; encoded by the coding sequence ATCTTAACCTGGTATTTAAGATTTACGACAACCAGGGCGTCAGCCGTGTGGTGGTTAAGCAGGCGCTGCCTTATGTGCGCTGCGTCGGTGAATCCTGGCCGTTAACCCTGGATCGTGCCCGTCTGGAAGCGCAGACGTTGGTAGAACACTACAAACATTGCCCGCAGCATACCGTGCACGTAACCCATTACGATGCCGATCTGGCGGTGATGGTGATGGAAGATCTCTCCAGCCATCGCATCTGGCGTGGTGAGCTGGTGAAAGGCGCATATTATCCGCAGGCGGCCAGCCAATTGGGCGAATACCTGGCGCAGACCCTATTCCATACCTCCGATTTCATTCTGCATCCGCATAAGAAAAAAGCCGAAGTTGCGCGCTTTATCAACCCGGAGATGTGTGAAATCACTGAAGATCTGTTCTTCAACGACCCCTATATCGACCATGAACGCAACAAATATCCGGCAGCGCTGCAATCGCTGGTGGAAAGCCTGCGCAGCGATGATGCGCTGAGAATTGCGGTGGCTGGTCTGAAGCACCGTTTCTTTGCCGATGCGGAAGCCTTGTTACACGGCGATATTCACAGCGGATCAATCTTTGTGGCGGATGGCAGCCTGAAAGCGATTGATGCGGAATTTGGCTACTTCGGTCCGATTGGTTTTGATGTTGGCACCGCGCTGGGGAACCTGCTGATTAACTACTGCTGCCTGCCGGGTCTGCTGGCCCCGCGTGAAGCGGCGGAAGCGCGCGAACGTCGCCTGAGCGATGTTCATCAGGTCTGGAGCATTTTCGAGAGCCGTTTCCTCGAGCTGGCTGCCGCCAAAACCTCCGACGTGGCGCTGGCATATCCGGGTTATGCCGCAGCCTTCCTGCGTAAAGTCTGGAGCGATACCATCGGTTACTGCGGCACCGAGCTGATTCGCCGTACCGTAGGGATGTCGCATGTGGCGGATTTCAAACTGATTGGCGATGATGCGATGCGTACCGAGTGCATCCGCAGCTGCATCACCCTGGGACGCACGTTGATTCTGGCGGCTAACCATATTGATGATGTTGATGGATTGATTGCCCGGATTCGTCAGGCGGGATAA